TCTCTCGGACCTCCTAGCCAACGTCGGACAACCCGTTTCTGACGAAAGATTGGTGCTTCGCACCCTCCGTGGTCTGACCGATGATTTCAAGACTTTCCGGACAACCGTGCAACACCGCACACCCCTACCGACCTTCGACAAATTAAGGTCAATGCTCGACCTTGAAGAAGACAGCCACACCGACGACATTGCCGTCGAACCAAGTTTGGAAAATGCTTTGTTTGTGCAAAATAATAATCCTGACATTTTGGTTAATGGTGGCCAGCAACCCAATAATAATGCCAACAACAGGGAAAATAACAACAGGGGTCGCCGAAACAACCGCGGTCGCGGAGGTGGTGGTAACCGCAATAACCGCGGTGGAAATGGTGGAGGAGGCAACCACCGTGGCAATAATCAGCCGCGCCCAAACCAACAGCAGCAGCAACCCATAACTGCTCAACCTTGGATGTTCCCTCCGTGGGCCGCGTGGGGACCACAACCCTGGGCCACCCCCGCCTGTCCACACCCGACCACCGGGTGGCAGCCGCGTTCAGCTACGTCTTCCCAGCAGCAGCAGCCGGGTATTTTGGGAGCAAGGCCTCAACAACAATCTTACTTCATGGCCACGCCATCCCCATACTACGTGGCCACTTCTTCTAATGCTCATGTGCCAACGGATATTGAACAAGCCATGCACACTATGACTATCCAACAACCGGATGATCAATGGTACATGGACACCGGAGCCACCTCTCACATGACCTCTTCCCAAGGTACTCTCTCGTCTTATTTTCAATTGAGCAATAATAATGGTATTATGGTTGGCAATGGCAATATGATTCCTATTCGTGGTTTTGGCAATGTTTCCTTGAAATCTCATAATCCGTCCCTCACCCTACAAAATGTATTACATGCTCCTAAACTCATCAAAAACCTTATTTCTGTTCGTAAATTTACTACTGATAAGATGGTTTCTGTTGAATTTGATCCGCTTGGGTTTTCTGTGAAGGATTTGCGGACGGGGAACAAACTAATGAGATGTGAAAGTTCCGGAGACCTATACCCATTCACCACCAAAAATCGAGCCAATTCCACCACCACTCCATCTACTTTTGCTGTTATTTCATCAAATGTGTGGCACTCTCGT
This sequence is a window from Spinacia oleracea cultivar Varoflay chromosome 1, BTI_SOV_V1, whole genome shotgun sequence. Protein-coding genes within it:
- the LOC130466172 gene encoding uncharacterized protein, with protein sequence MADKLHPATTVTNIKTCIPILLDYEGSLYHNWSTLFKLHCRANLVLDHILPPKDTPTASSTITEADKLAAKALWERLDDIARQWIYGTVSNDLLNTIINQDDTVADAWNRLRQIFQDNKSARALALDAKFTTTRLADFPNVKAYCTRLKVLSDLLANVGQPVSDERLVLRTLRGLTDDFKTFRTTVQHRTPLPTFDKLRSMLDLEEDSHTDDIAVEPSLENALFVQNNNPDILVNGGQQPNNNANNRENNNRGRRNNRGRGGGGNRNNRGGNGGGGNHRGNNQPRPNQQQQQPITAQPWMFPPWAAWGPQPWATPACPHPTTGWQPRSATSSQQQQPGILGARPQQQSYFMATPSPYYVATSSNAHVPTDIEQAMHTMTIQQPDDQWYMDTGATSHMTSSQGFADGEQTNEM